The sequence ATGCTGATCCTGATGGTCTACATCATACAGCAGATCATGCTGACGTGGATAGAATACTTTCGCATCGCCCATTGGTTTGGATGCATCCAGTATCCGGTATTCAGAAGACAATGTACTTTCACTTGCGATGAAGATGTACTGTCCTGATTTACTTCTGTAAGCAATGGTATTAAAGGTCTCATCTTTCTCATGGAACACCTCTTTATCCTTTGCAGCTTCAGTACCTACCACATGTCTGCCGATCCTGTCTGCCCGCAAAGTAACAGGGTCTTTTCCTGTATAGAAAAAGGTCTTGTTATCGCTGGCCCACGCAGCACCACCGGTGGTATTCAGAATAGCATCAGGAAGTATTTCACCTGTTTGCAGGTTTTTGATACGAATGGTATACTGACGGCGGCTCACGGTATCTACACCAAAAGCTAACCATTGCCCGTCAGGACTTACCGCCATACCACCTACCTGGTAATAATCATGCCCTGCTGCCATTTCATTGACATTGAGGGTGATTTCTTCCTTGGCTTCCAGGCTACCTTTTTTACGGCAGTAGATAGGGTATTCTTTTCCTTCTACATAACGGGTGTAATAGTAATACCCTTCTTTCAGATAAGGCACACTGGCATCCGTTTCCATGATCCTGCCACGCATTTCTTCGTACAGCTTCTTACGCAGCTGTGTTGCAGAAGCCATCATGGTATCCAGGTAAGTATTCTCTGCATTCAGATAAGCGAGGACTTTAGGATCATTACGATCATTCATCCAGTAATAGCTATCTATACGGGTATCACCGTTTATAGTAAGCGCTGTATCTTTCTTTTCCGCTACCGGAGCGGCTATCGTTGTCGTTGATTCTGCTGACATAACTTTCTTTTTTTCCTTACAGGCAAACAGGGCCATAGCTAAGATCACGTAATAAGCAGCGGCTATCCTCATAGGTGGTAATAATTGAGACTACTAAAGTACAAAATTAACCCACCTCCACCATCTTCACGGGGTCCCACTTTATAGGTCGTTGCTGAAAATAACTTTCATTTGTCAGCAACGCAGGCCCTGCAGCCCTTAATCCAAAGGTAGCATCTTCTACTACTTTTTTGCCAGTACGAACAGATTCATAAAAATTAGCCAGGTGATCAATGTGGGAATCATAACCGGGAGGTGCATTAAAAACACTTTCTCCTTCCTGTACAGGTTGCTGCCTTTGTGCAGGGGTATATTTTTCATTGTATTCTTTGACATAAGCCTCCTGTGTGGCTTTGGGCCATGTATTATATGTATCCCAGCCACCATACCCCGGTGCCGCAGCCAGTTTATGTTTTTTGATCTTAAAGCTATCCCAGCCCAGTTCCAGTACACCTTCAGTGCCTATTAGTTTTGTGGCTTCACCACCTCCCCCACCATCGGCAAAGTTCACCCTGAGGTTCACCTGGAAACCTGGGTAATCAAAAAGGGCCATCACCACATCAGGTACATCGCGGCCATCATTCCATTGTTTCAGGTTGCCAGTGGCATATACCCGATGAGGACCTGCTACCCCTGTCATGAAATGTAACCCTGAAATAAGGTGTACAAACAGGTCTCCGGGAATACCTGTGCCATAAGCTTTGTAATTGCGCCAGCGGAAAAAGCGAACAGGATCGAAAGGAATTCTGGCGGTATCTTTCAGCCAGGTATCAAAATCTACTGTAGCGGGCGAAGCATCGGGTGGAATAGAATACTGCCAGGCACCCAGCGCATCATGACGATCCATATGTGCCTCGACCATCACCAGTTCGCCGATATCGCCTGCCAGGTAGCGGTTTCTTGCTTCTGCAAGCCCTATGCTACTTACACGCTGACTACCCACCTGGAAGATGGCTTTTGTTTTTGCCTGTGTGGCAATAACGGCATGTCCTTCGGAGATCTGCTGTACCATGGGCTTTTCGCAATACACCGCCTTACCTTTTTCCATAGCAGCAATAGAGATGGTGTCATGCCAGAAGTCAGGGGTCGCAACAATGATCGCATCGATGTCTTTTCTTTCCAGCAGTTCTCTGTAATCACGGGTGGTAAAGATATCTTTACCATATAGCTCTTTTACTTTTGTGAGATGGCCGGTATAGAGGTCGGCTACGCCAGCCAGCTCTATGCCGGGGAGCGTAAGTGAGTCCCGCACATCAGCAAAACCCATGATCCCCATACCGACACAGCCTATCCGTATCTTATCGTTAGGGGAGATGTTGGCTAAGGAGGAAAGAGGGCGTACGCTTAGGAGGGCAGTGGTGCCACCAAGATTGCGCAGGAATGTTCTTCGGGATTGATGAGTCATAACGGAATTTTTTTGGGAACTACAGGAAATTACGAATTATGACTGCAATAAATAAAATAAAATCGGGGTTGCACTTTTGGCGAAGGCAAAAGTGCAACCCCGAAAGCAGTTTTTTGTTGCTGCTATCGCAGCAACAAAAAACCGGAATAACTAAAAACTCAAATTGCTACATAACCTGTAATATCTAAAAAAAAGGATGTACCAATTCGGTACATCCTTTCACATTCAATTACGACGACATTCAATTACTACGATATTCAATTAGCGACGACATTCAATTACGCCAATATTACTTTTCGTAAGTAAAACCAGCACCGATAAACTCCCTGTTCAGACGGGCGATGTTTGTCAGTGAGATCTCTTTCGGACATTCAGCTTCACATGCACCTGTATTTGTACAGCTACCGAAACCTTCTTTATCCATCTGTGCAAGCATGTTCAGGACACGGCTCTTCTTCTCAGGTTGACCCTGTGGCAGTAATGCCAGCTGAGACACCTTAGCAGATACGAACAGCATAGCAGAAGAGTTTTTACAAGCAGCTACACAAGCACCACAACCAATACATGCAGCAGCAGCAAATGCAGCATCTGCATCATCCTTAGGTACCGGAATGTTATTCGCATCCTGTGCATTACCTGTATTTACAGATACGAAACCACCTGCTTCAATGATACGGTCAAATGCAGCACGGTGTACAGTCAGATCTTTTACTACAGGGAAAGCACCAGCTCTCCATGGCTCTACAGTGATGGTATCACCATCCTTGAAAGCGCGCATGTGCAGCTGACATGTGGTAGTACCCTGCCATGGACCATGTGCACGGCCATTGATATGCATGGAACACATACCACAGATACCTTCACGACAATCGTGGTCGAAAGCTACCGGGTCTTTTCCTTCGTTAATGAGACGCTCATTCAGCACATCAAACATTTCAAGGAATGACATTTCAGAAGAAATCTCACTTACCTGATAATTTTCGAAATTACCCTTCGCCTCTGAATTTTTCTGTCTCCACACTTTAAGTGTGAGATTCATGTTATAATGTTCCATATCTGGTTGGACTATTATTGTTGTAAATAATCTGGCCGTAGCCAGACAAGACCTTATTTATAGTTACGCTGAGTAGGTTTACAAACCTCAAATACCAGCTCCTCTTTATGGAGTTCGTATTGGTTAGGACCTTTGTATTCCCATGCAGAAACGTAGGAGAAGTTTTCGTCGTCACGTTTTGCTTCACCACCATCTTCCTGAGATTCTTCACGGAAGTGACCACCACAGGATTCTCTACGATTCAGCGCATCGCGGCACATCAGTTCACCCAGTTCCAGGAAGTCAGCCACACGGCCAGCTTTTTCCAGTTCAGGGTTGAACTCATTTTGCTCACCAGGGATACGAACGTCACTCCAGAATTCTTTCTGCAGCGCGATGATCTCTTCGATAGCTTCTGTCAGGCCCTTTTCGTTACGCGCCATACCGCATTTTTCCCACATGATCTTACCCAGTTTCTTGTGGAAGTAGTCTACGGATTTAGTACCCTTGATACCCATCAGTTGATTGAGGGTATCCTGTACATGCTTCTCAGCTTCGTCAAAAGCAGGATGCGTAGTAGGTATCGCTTTGGTTCTGATATCGTCTGCCAGGTAGTTACCCAGTGTATAAGGTATTACGAAGTAACCATCAGCCAGGCCCTGCATCAGTGCAGAAGCACCCAGACGGTTTGCACCGTGATCGGAGAAGTTAGCTTCACCCAGTGCATACAAACCTGTTACAGAAGTCATCAGTTCGTAGTCAACCCACAGACCACCCATGGTATAGTGTACTGCAGGGTAGATACGCATTGGCACCTCGTAAGGGTTCTCACCGGTGATCTTAGCGTACATATCGAACAGGTTACCATATTTCTCCTGCACAACTTCTTTACCCAGTTTGGTGATCAGGGCAGGAGCTGCATCGTGCATCTGTCTTTTGTTTGCTTCAATCTTACCATAACGCTCGATTGCAGAAGCGTAATCGAGGTATACAGCTTGTTTGGAGCTACCTACACCATAACCGGCGTCACATCTTTCTTTGGCAGCGCGGCTAGCCACGTCACGAGGCACCAGGTTACCAAATGCAGGATATCTTCTTTCCAGGTAATAATCCCTTTCATCTTCAGGGATATCACCTGGCTTACGGTTGTCGTTTTGTTTTTTAGGCACCCAGATACGACCATCGTTACGCAATGATTCAGACATCAGTGTCAGTTTGGACTGATGATCACCGGAAACAGGGATACAGGTCGGGTGGATCTGTGTGTAACAAGGGTTACCGAAGTAAGCACCTTTCTTAGTTGCCTTCCATGCAGCGGTTACGTTAGAACCCATTGCGTTGGTAGACAGGTAGAACACGTTGCCATAACCACCGGTACACAGTAATACCGCATGACCGAAGTGACGCTCCAGCTTACCACTTACGAGGTCACGGGCAATGATACCACGTGCTTTGCCATCGATCGTTACGATCTCCAGCATTTCGTGACGGGTATACATGGTTACGTTACCCAAAGCCACCTGGCGCTGCAGTGCAGAGTAAGCGCCTAACAGCAGCTGCTGGCCGGTTTGACCTGCTGCGTAGAAAGTACGCTGTACCTGAGTACCACCGAATGAACGGTTGCTCAGCATACCACCATACTCACGTGCAAAGGGTACACCCTGTGCCACGCACTGGTCTATAATATTGCCACTCACCTCTGCCAGACGATGCACATTCGCTTCGCGGGCACGGTAGTCGCCACCTTTTACAGTATCGTAAAACAAACGGTAAACAGAGTCACCGTCGTTCTGGTAATTTTTTGCAGCATTGATACCACCCTGTGCAGCAATACTATGTGCACGGCGGGCGCTATCCTGAAAACAGAAAGCTTTTACTTTATATCCTAACTCGCCCAATGACGCAGCAGCTGATGCCCCTGCGAGACCGGTACCCACAATGATCACTTCCATGTTGCGCTTGTTAGCCGGGTTTACCAGCTTACAATGCCCCTTATATTCTTCCCATTTTTGTTCTAATGGTCCGGCAGGAATTTTTGAGTTCAACATATCTCCTTACTTTACTTAATGTTTAAAATAGATAATCACGGGAATAAGCGCGAAACCAATAGGAATCAGTACTCCAAATACCCATACACCTACAAAATTGATCAGGCCATTGTACTTTACATGGTTCAGACCAAAGGTCTGGAAAGCACTCTTAAAACCATGGATCAGGTGGAAAGACAAACCAACCATACCGATAACGTACAGGATCACCAGCCACAGCTGAGTGGTAAACGCTGTGTACACGGTGCTGTACAGGTCAGTCACTTCTTTACCTCCGAAATTTCCTTTAGGTAAATCACCGTAGTGCATAGCCCACCAGAAATCTTTCAGGTGAATGAGCAGGAATACCAGCAGAATACTTCCCATGATCGCCATCTGACGGCTGAACCAGGAAGAAGTCTGATTACCTG is a genomic window of Chitinophaga sp. LS1 containing:
- a CDS encoding succinate dehydrogenase/fumarate reductase iron-sulfur subunit; the protein is MEHYNMNLTLKVWRQKNSEAKGNFENYQVSEISSEMSFLEMFDVLNERLINEGKDPVAFDHDCREGICGMCSMHINGRAHGPWQGTTTCQLHMRAFKDGDTITVEPWRAGAFPVVKDLTVHRAAFDRIIEAGGFVSVNTGNAQDANNIPVPKDDADAAFAAAACIGCGACVAACKNSSAMLFVSAKVSQLALLPQGQPEKKSRVLNMLAQMDKEGFGSCTNTGACEAECPKEISLTNIARLNREFIGAGFTYEK
- a CDS encoding succinate dehydrogenase cytochrome b subunit; this encodes MKWSQFFNTSIGKKLLVGATGLFLCSFVIVHLVGNLQLLLNDNGEGFNTYADFMAHNELIQLVAWGLKVAVIIHFWVALQLTFSNRKARPVKYAVNPGNQTSSWFSRQMAIMGSILLVFLLIHLKDFWWAMHYGDLPKGNFGGKEVTDLYSTVYTAFTTQLWLVILYVIGMVGLSFHLIHGFKSAFQTFGLNHVKYNGLINFVGVWVFGVLIPIGFALIPVIIYFKH
- a CDS encoding fumarate reductase/succinate dehydrogenase flavoprotein subunit; amino-acid sequence: MLNSKIPAGPLEQKWEEYKGHCKLVNPANKRNMEVIIVGTGLAGASAAASLGELGYKVKAFCFQDSARRAHSIAAQGGINAAKNYQNDGDSVYRLFYDTVKGGDYRAREANVHRLAEVSGNIIDQCVAQGVPFAREYGGMLSNRSFGGTQVQRTFYAAGQTGQQLLLGAYSALQRQVALGNVTMYTRHEMLEIVTIDGKARGIIARDLVSGKLERHFGHAVLLCTGGYGNVFYLSTNAMGSNVTAAWKATKKGAYFGNPCYTQIHPTCIPVSGDHQSKLTLMSESLRNDGRIWVPKKQNDNRKPGDIPEDERDYYLERRYPAFGNLVPRDVASRAAKERCDAGYGVGSSKQAVYLDYASAIERYGKIEANKRQMHDAAPALITKLGKEVVQEKYGNLFDMYAKITGENPYEVPMRIYPAVHYTMGGLWVDYELMTSVTGLYALGEANFSDHGANRLGASALMQGLADGYFVIPYTLGNYLADDIRTKAIPTTHPAFDEAEKHVQDTLNQLMGIKGTKSVDYFHKKLGKIMWEKCGMARNEKGLTEAIEEIIALQKEFWSDVRIPGEQNEFNPELEKAGRVADFLELGELMCRDALNRRESCGGHFREESQEDGGEAKRDDENFSYVSAWEYKGPNQYELHKEELVFEVCKPTQRNYK
- a CDS encoding Gfo/Idh/MocA family protein is translated as MTHQSRRTFLRNLGGTTALLSVRPLSSLANISPNDKIRIGCVGMGIMGFADVRDSLTLPGIELAGVADLYTGHLTKVKELYGKDIFTTRDYRELLERKDIDAIIVATPDFWHDTISIAAMEKGKAVYCEKPMVQQISEGHAVIATQAKTKAIFQVGSQRVSSIGLAEARNRYLAGDIGELVMVEAHMDRHDALGAWQYSIPPDASPATVDFDTWLKDTARIPFDPVRFFRWRNYKAYGTGIPGDLFVHLISGLHFMTGVAGPHRVYATGNLKQWNDGRDVPDVVMALFDYPGFQVNLRVNFADGGGGGEATKLIGTEGVLELGWDSFKIKKHKLAAAPGYGGWDTYNTWPKATQEAYVKEYNEKYTPAQRQQPVQEGESVFNAPPGYDSHIDHLANFYESVRTGKKVVEDATFGLRAAGPALLTNESYFQQRPIKWDPVKMVEVG